In one Betta splendens chromosome 14, fBetSpl5.4, whole genome shotgun sequence genomic region, the following are encoded:
- the gja2 gene encoding gap junction protein, alpha 2 encodes MADWNLLGKLLESAQEHSTVVGKVWLTVLFIFRILVLGAAAEKVWGDEQSGFTCDTKQPGCQNVCYDRTFPISHIRFWVMQIIFVSTPTLIYLGHILHLVRMEEKEKQKEKEPAAHDEKQQQLHGGKAKKASVKDNQGHARLQGALLRTYVFNIIFKTLFEVAFIVAQYFLYGFQLKPMYTCDRWPCPNVVNCYISRPTEKSIFILFMLAVACLSLLLNLVEMYHLGFTKCHQGLRYRRSKTPREAPKDRMEAPVPFVPSYNYFGGHPAVPERFPADSKYSVAEPNPAYSPYNSKAVYKQNRDNMAVERKGKSEGDVGKERKMSSPTLEMVAENQRRNSQSSKNSNSRGRMDDLQI; translated from the coding sequence ATGGCGGACTGGAACCTGCTCGGGAAGCTGCTGGAGAGCGCTCAGGAGCACTCCACCGTCGTGGGCAAGGTCTGGCTCACCGTGCTCTTCATCTTCCGCATCCTGGTGCTGGGCGCGGCGGCCGAGAAGGTGTGGGGCGACGAGCAGTCGGGCTTCACCTGCGACACCAAGCAGCCCGGTTGCCAGAACGTCTGCTACGACAGGACCTTCCCCATTTCCCACATCCGCTTCTGGGTGATGCAGATCATCTTCGTCTCCACGCCCACTCTCATCTACCTGGGCCACATCCTGCACCTGGTGCgcatggaggagaaggagaagcagaaagaaaaggagcCGGCTGCTCACGacgaaaagcagcagcagctgcacggcGGCAAGGCGAAGAAGGCGTCGGTCAAAGACAACCAGGGCCACGCGCGCCTGCAGGGAGCTCTGCTGCGGACATACGTGTTCAACATCATCTTCAAGACCCTGTTTGAAGTTGCCTTCATTGTAGCTCAGTACTTCCTGTACGGGTTCCAGCTCAAGCCCATGTACACCTGCGACCGCTGGCCGTGCCCCAACGTGGTGAACTGCTACATCTCGCGGCCCACTGAGAAGtccatcttcatcctcttcatgcTGGCGGTGGCCTGCTTGTCGCTGCTGCTCAACCTGGTGGAGATGTACCACCTGGGCTTCACCAAGTGCCACCAGGGCCTCCGCTACCGACGCTCCAAGACCCCACGCGAGGCTCCCAAGGACCGGATGGAGGCACCGGTGCCCTTCGTGCCGAGCTACAACTACTTCGGCGGACATCCCGCGGTGCCCGAGCGCTTCCCCGCGGACTCCAAGTACAGCGTGGCGGAGCCGAACCCGGCCTACAGCCCCTACAACAGCAAGGCCGTCTACAAGCAGAACAGAGACAACATGGCTGTGGAGCGAAAAGGCAAATCGGAGGGGGATGTGGGCAAGGAGAGGAAAATGTCCAGTCCCACGCTGGAGATGGTTGCAGAAAACCAGCGCAGGAACAGCCAGTCGAGCAagaacagcaacagcagaggcAGGATGGACGACCTGCAGATTTAA
- the gjb1a gene encoding connexin 27.5 isoform X1, with protein MPLTPPAEPDPEPKMNWASFYAVISGVNRHSTGIGRIWLSVLFIFRILVLVVAAESVWGDEKSGFTCNTQQPGCNSVCYDHFFPISHIRLWALQLILVSTPALLVAMHVAHRRHVDKRLYRMSGRTNPKDLEQIKTQKMKITGALWWTYVISLLFRIVFEVTFMYVFYMIYPGYKMIRLVKCDSYPCPNTVDCFVSRPTEKTVFTVFMLAVSGVCILLNVAEVLFLVGKACSKQLHGAGDWTVGAWIQQKLRSY; from the exons atGCCTCTTACACCTCCTGCTGAGCCAG ACCCGGAACCAAAGATGAACTGGGCATCCTTCTATGCCGTCATCAGCGGGGTGAACAGACACTCCACGGGCATCGGCCGCATCTGGCTCTccgtcctcttcatcttccgcATCCTGGTCCTGGTCGTCGCCGCCGAGAGCGTGTGGGGCGACGAGAAGTCCGGCTTCACCTGCAACACCCAGCAGCCGGGCTGCAACAGCGTGTGCTACGACCACTTCTTCCCCATCTCCCACATCCGCCTGTGGGCCCTGCAGCTCATCCTGGTGTCCACGCCCGCCCTGCTGGTGGCCATGCACGTGGCCCACCGGCGGCACGTCGACAAGAGGCTCTACAGGATGTCGGGACGGACCAACCCCAAGGACCTGGAGCAGATCAAGACCCAGAAGATGAAGATCACGGGGGCTTTGTGGTGGACGTACGTCATCAGCCTGCTGTTCCGCATCGTCTTCGAGGTCACGTTCATGTATGTGTTTTACATGATCTACCCCGGGTACAAGATGATCCGGCTGGTGAAGTGCGACTCGTACCCCTGCCCCAACACGGTGGACTGCTTCGTGTCGAGGCCCACGGAGAAGACGGTGTTCACCGTGTTCATGCTGGCCGTGTCGGGGGTTTGTATCCTGCTCAACGTGGCGGAGGTGCTCTTCCTGGTGGGGAAGGCCTGCAGCAAGCAGCTCCACGGCGCCGGGGACTGGACTGTGGGCGCCTGGATTCAGCAGAAGCTCCGCTCATACTAA
- the gjb1a gene encoding connexin 27.5 isoform X2, whose product MNWASFYAVISGVNRHSTGIGRIWLSVLFIFRILVLVVAAESVWGDEKSGFTCNTQQPGCNSVCYDHFFPISHIRLWALQLILVSTPALLVAMHVAHRRHVDKRLYRMSGRTNPKDLEQIKTQKMKITGALWWTYVISLLFRIVFEVTFMYVFYMIYPGYKMIRLVKCDSYPCPNTVDCFVSRPTEKTVFTVFMLAVSGVCILLNVAEVLFLVGKACSKQLHGAGDWTVGAWIQQKLRSY is encoded by the coding sequence ATGAACTGGGCATCCTTCTATGCCGTCATCAGCGGGGTGAACAGACACTCCACGGGCATCGGCCGCATCTGGCTCTccgtcctcttcatcttccgcATCCTGGTCCTGGTCGTCGCCGCCGAGAGCGTGTGGGGCGACGAGAAGTCCGGCTTCACCTGCAACACCCAGCAGCCGGGCTGCAACAGCGTGTGCTACGACCACTTCTTCCCCATCTCCCACATCCGCCTGTGGGCCCTGCAGCTCATCCTGGTGTCCACGCCCGCCCTGCTGGTGGCCATGCACGTGGCCCACCGGCGGCACGTCGACAAGAGGCTCTACAGGATGTCGGGACGGACCAACCCCAAGGACCTGGAGCAGATCAAGACCCAGAAGATGAAGATCACGGGGGCTTTGTGGTGGACGTACGTCATCAGCCTGCTGTTCCGCATCGTCTTCGAGGTCACGTTCATGTATGTGTTTTACATGATCTACCCCGGGTACAAGATGATCCGGCTGGTGAAGTGCGACTCGTACCCCTGCCCCAACACGGTGGACTGCTTCGTGTCGAGGCCCACGGAGAAGACGGTGTTCACCGTGTTCATGCTGGCCGTGTCGGGGGTTTGTATCCTGCTCAACGTGGCGGAGGTGCTCTTCCTGGTGGGGAAGGCCTGCAGCAAGCAGCTCCACGGCGCCGGGGACTGGACTGTGGGCGCCTGGATTCAGCAGAAGCTCCGCTCATACTAA